Sequence from the Phycisphaerales bacterium genome:
GCGACGCGGGGGTGCGGCACGCGGCCGCGCGGGCGGTGCCGATCGCGGAGCTCGGCGAATACTGCTTTGACGCGGACCCGCTAGTGGCGCGGGGGGCGTTCCTGATGCTATCGAGCGCAGGGTGCGGTGCGGAGGCGGGGCGCCCGACTGCGGGCAACATCGCGGCGCTGCGGCGCTCCCCGCACGCTGAGGTGCGGCGGTGGGCGGCAGAAGACCTGTCACGTGAAGAGGGCGCGGGGCCTTACGGGCGGCTGGCGCTGCGGCGGGCGATGCAGGCGGAACGCGGGGAGTTCCTGCGGCAGCTGCGGTCGGACCTGCGGGCCGTGAATGGGGCGGTGGCGCTGGAGGCGCTGCGGCGCGTGCGGGCAATGAGCTTGCACCAGGAGGTCGCGGCGGAGGTGCTGGGTCTGGCGGCGGGGGAGCATGAGGAGGTGCGGGTGATCGCGACGGCGGTGGCGCTGCTGGCAAGCCTTGGTGGTGCGCGGGCGCGGGAAATCGCCGCGGCGCAGGTGGCGCACGCGGATGGGCGTGTGCGGGCGAACGCGGTGGAGGCGCTGGCGAAGATTGAACGGGTGCAGGGGAGCAGCTTGCCTTCGGCGGTGGTGGAGCTCAAGGGTGATCCGCACCACCGTGTGCGTGCGAACGCGCTGCGGGCGGCGATCACGGGCTCGCTTGAAGGATTGGGTGAGATGCTGGGCGACGAGCGGGCGATGCACCGGCTCGCCGGCGTGTGGCTGGCAGGGCGGGTGCTGGGCAGTGGCGCGGGTCGCTTCGGTGAGGCATGGGCAGAGTGCGGGGCACGGATCGGTGAGATGGCGCGCTTCGATGAGGATGCGCAGGTGCGCGGAAGGGCCGCGGCGTGCGCGCGGATGCTGGAATCGCAGTTGCGGCGGTCGTGGCAGGGCGCCGGCCACAGCGCGAGTGGGGTCGGGGGTGCCGCATGAGGCTCTGGACGCTCGGGATCGAGCCGGTGCGGCTGGTGAAGGGTGACGAGACTTCCGCATGGGCGGCCGAGGCGTGGATGGTCGTCGCCAGCATGGTTGTTCTGCTCGTGGCTATCAGTGGCGTGGTGCTGATGGTGAGGGCGCGGCGAGGGCGCGACGATCGCGAGAGTGCCTTCCGTGCGTTGGCATCCGGCCTCGGGCTGTCAGGGGATGCGCGGGGGCTTCTGCGGCGGTTGGCTGCGGCGCACGGGGCCGCGTCGCCCGTGGCGTTGCTGCTGAGCGATCACGCGCTGCGACAGGCGGTGGTCGGCGTAAAGGGGGCGGGCTTGCCGCGGGCGGAGCGGAGAGCGCTGGAGCGGCTGCGGGCGGACCTTGGCCTGTGAGGCGGGTTGGATGATCAGTCGATGGGCGGCTGGCTCGCGCGTTTGGCGAGGGGAACCTCGGCGCGCAAGCGGCGGGCGATGTCGACCATGACGAGCTGGTCATGGTTGATGGCGAAGTGCGAGCAGAGGCGGCCCAGGCCAGGGTTCACGTCGACCCAGTAGGGCAGCATGCCGGGAGGCGCGGTGTTCGAGGCCCCGATCCACCAGTCTCGCAGGGCGGCGTAGCAGTGCAGCTCGCACGCGTGGGCGCGGCCATTGAGGCCGCAGAGGAACTTCGACTGCGGGCGCATGTCCCAGGCGCACGGGTCGGGGATGATGACCTGCGCGATCTTGGCGCCGCGGTGCGGCGAGGCAACGGTGAAAATGCGGCGGATTTTGAGCGGGCCCAGGTTGAATGCGTCGCACGCGAGGGCGCGGGAGAGGATGCCGCCCATTGAGATGCCGACCACGTCGATCTCGCGTTCGCACAGGCCCTTGCTCCGGATGACTGAGTATGCGTGGGCCGCGGCAGAGTGGAGCGAGAAGGCGAGCGGGTAGGTGATGGAGGTGAAGTCGTCGGGTTTGCCCGAGGTGAACGGGCCGAGCCGGGAGGCCATGCTGATGTTTGCGATGCCCGGGGCGTGCCAGCCGCCGAGGATGACGACGGGGCGGGCAAGGGGCGTAGGGGTGCTCCGCAGGCGCTGTGTTTCGGCCTCGAGCGAGGCGGGCTCCAGGTGAAAGTCGGGGTTCACGTAACGCCGCTTGGGCATGGGGCGTTGATGGTACGGCGGCGCGCAGGCCTTGTTCGGCCCTCCTCCGTTCAGTACTGGCGCGCGGGGCCGGGCTTGTCGGTCCGGCGTGGGGCGGGTCCTCTCACTAGAGTTCAAGCATGAAGCTTTCCAAGTGGTTGTTGGCGGCGTTGCTGGTGTGCGGGTCGGCGATGGCCGTGCATGCGCAGGAGGTGGCACCGCCGCGTGACGCGTCGGTGCAAGCGCGCGAGCAGGGTGACGCGTACGTGCGTGTGCGGGATGCGGCATGGGAGCCGTACGGCGCTGCAGGTCGCGATCCGCAGCTTCGAGGGCAGGCCGGGGCAGCCGGTGGTGCACCTTGTCGGCGTGACGCATATCGGCGAGAAGGCGTACTACGAGGACCTGCAGAAGTTCCTCGATGTGCAGGACGTGGTGCTGTTTGAGGGGGTGAAGCCTGGCGAGGCCGCGGCGGACCTGGAGAAGGCGGACGATGCGTCGCGGGTGAAGATGACCAAGTCGCGCCAGCGGCTGCTGGCGGTTGTCGTGACGCGTCACAAGTCCAAGCACGGGGCGCTACCCAAGACGTTGGAAGAGGCGCTGGCGCCGCTTCACGGCAGCATGGCGCGGCTTGGGAAGGCCGCGACGGTTGACGGGTGGGGGCGGGAGCAGCGGTATGAGGTGCTGCCGGCGGAGGAGGGGAAGGCCGCGAAGTTCGACATCGTGTCGCTGGGGGCTGACAACGCCCAAGGCGGCGAGGGCGCGGCGGCGGACCTGAAGTTTTCGCAGCAGAAGCCGCTGACCAAGGAGGAGCGGAGCGGGGGCGAGGGGATCCAGATGCAGCTGGCCAAGGCGCTGGGCCTGGAGTTCCAGCTGGTGGCGATCGACTACAACCGGCCCAACTGGCGCAACAGCGACATGACGATGACGGAGCTGGAGAAGGCTCTGGAGGAAGCGGGTGCTTCGGGGGGCATGCTGTTCAACATGCTCGACGGCTCGTCGATGATGTCGAAAATGGTAAGCGCGCTGCTGGGGATGATGGGCAGCACGCCCGAGGGCTCGTTCTACATGAAGGTGATGGTGGTGGAGACGCTCGCCCGCGCCGAGGAGATGATGGAGGTGCAGGGCAAGTCGAACAAGGGCATGGGCGCGATGATGAAAGTGCTCATCGAGGGGCGGAACCAGGTGGTGTTCGACGACCTCGAGAAGCTCATCCGCGAGGAGCCGGGGGTGACGTCAGTGGCGCTGTTCTACGGCGCGGGGCACCTGGCGGACATGGAGGAGCGGCTGGTGGCGATGGGCTACCGCGAGACGGGGGTCGTGTGGAAAGACGCGATCGAGGTGGACCCGGGCGCGGTGAAGGGCGGCAAGGCGCTGATGAAGCAGGTCCGCCGGCAAGTCGAGCGCATGGTGCCCAAGGGCGGCTCGCCGGGTGGGAAGCCCGACGAGCCGGCGCTCAACAAGGACGCAGAGAAGGAATGAAAAAGAGCGGGCGACCGGGTTGCGAACGGTCGCCCGCCGAGGGTTGCCGCGCCGGTTCAGGGGTGAAGAACCGGAGGGCTGTCAGAGTCGTTCGCTGATCCATGCGACGCGTTCGCGCTCTTCGCGTCAGGAGTGCGAAAGAAAAAAGGGGCTCCCGTGGGAGCCCCTTGTCAATGTCGCCGGCTGGAGCGGATAACGCTTAGAAGGACCACACGAGCAGGGCGAAGTAGTCCAGGTCGTTGCGCTTCTTGTCGCCACCCGGGTTGCTGTCGTAGCGGTTCTCGATGCCGATCTTGAGGCTCATCTTGGTCTCGGGGTCCACGAGGATTTCCCAGCCCACCTTGGCCTTGGCGCGGTAGTGGTTAAGGTCGAGGAAGTCGGGGTAGAGCTCGACGGAGGCCGTGAGCTGCTGGCGCTCGGTCAGCTTGTGGGAGAGGTCGGCGCCGAGCAGACCTTCCGGGTGCCAGCGATTGTCCTCGCCGCCGAAGTCGCGGCGCACACCCACACCGGCGCGCCCGATGAGGGTGGTCCTCTGGTTCTCGATGAAGGCGTAACCGATACCGTTGGTGATCGTGACGCGGTGCTGCCAATCCTGGAAGTCGTCGTACTCGTAGGTGCCCTTGAGGAAGTAGCGCCAGCGCGAGCCCTTCGCGAAGATCCAGTCGTTCTGTGCGTTGGCCTCGAACCGGTTCTTGGTCACTTCGTTGTCGGCGGTGGCCCGCAGGTACATGAGGCTGGCCTTGGTGTCGTAGCGCTCAGTCTTGCGCTGGGCGTTGACGCCGGCGTGGACGTTGAGGTTCTGCGAGTTGCCCTCGGAGCCGTTGACGCCGACCTCGACGCCGCCGGTCCAGCCGCTGAAGAAGGGCCAGCGCGACTCCTGCTTGGGCGGCTCGAGCTTGTCCTGGTCGGGGGCGGGGGCGGAGGCCGTGGGCTGGTTGGTGGTGAAGAGCTCGACGGTGTTGCTGCCGAGGGTGAGCTCGGTCGAGACCGCGGCGGTCGTGGCCGCGCCGGCAAGGCCGGGGTTGAGCGGCAGCAAGCCGTCGGACGCGAGGGCTTGAACTGCGAAACCCGCGGCCGCGATGAGGGCCGCACAAGACAATCGGCGCATACCACCACTCCTTCTCGTAAACCTCACGAGACCACCTGAGGACAGGACAACACGTTGAGATCAGCGGGCCCGGAGGGCGTCGCGGATTTCGGTCAGCAGGATCTGCTCCTTCGTCGGGCCCGGGGGGGGCGGCGGCGGGGGCTTGGGGAACGCGCGGTTCATGGCCTTGATGACCATGAAGATGCAGAAGGCGACGATGAGGAAGTTGATGAGGGTGTTAATGAAGACGCCGTAGGTGACCGCGACCTCAGGCGTAATCACCTTTTCGCCCTCCATGATCGCTTCCTTCAGGACGAACTTCTTGTCCTTGAAGTCCACCCCGCCGGTGAGGAAGCCGATGGGCGGCATCAAGATGTCTTTGACCAGCGAGTTGACGATGTTGCCGAAGGCGGCGCCGATAATGACCCCAACGGCGAGGTCAACGACGTTGCCTCGCATCGCAAACTCTCGGAACTCTCGGATCAGGCCCATGGGTGTGCCCCCTTGTTGCCCGGCGCAATTCCCGGGCGCGGGGCTGAAACTACAG
This genomic interval carries:
- the mscL gene encoding large-conductance mechanosensitive channel protein MscL, producing MGLIREFREFAMRGNVVDLAVGVIIGAAFGNIVNSLVKDILMPPIGFLTGGVDFKDKKFVLKEAIMEGEKVITPEVAVTYGVFINTLINFLIVAFCIFMVIKAMNRAFPKPPPPPPPGPTKEQILLTEIRDALRAR
- a CDS encoding DUF481 domain-containing protein, giving the protein MRRLSCAALIAAAGFAVQALASDGLLPLNPGLAGAATTAAVSTELTLGSNTVELFTTNQPTASAPAPDQDKLEPPKQESRWPFFSGWTGGVEVGVNGSEGNSQNLNVHAGVNAQRKTERYDTKASLMYLRATADNEVTKNRFEANAQNDWIFAKGSRWRYFLKGTYEYDDFQDWQHRVTITNGIGYAFIENQRTTLIGRAGVGVRRDFGGEDNRWHPEGLLGADLSHKLTERQQLTASVELYPDFLDLNHYRAKAKVGWEILVDPETKMSLKIGIENRYDSNPGGDKKRNDLDYFALLVWSF
- a CDS encoding type II secretion system protein GspG, which gives rise to MTRRCKRASRVTRTCVCGMRHGSRTALQVAIRSFEGRPGQPVVHLVGVTHIGEKAYYEDLQKFLDVQDVVLFEGVKPGEAAADLEKADDASRVKMTKSRQRLLAVVVTRHKSKHGALPKTLEEALAPLHGSMARLGKAATVDGWGREQRYEVLPAEEGKAAKFDIVSLGADNAQGGEGAAADLKFSQQKPLTKEERSGGEGIQMQLAKALGLEFQLVAIDYNRPNWRNSDMTMTELEKALEEAGASGGMLFNMLDGSSMMSKMVSALLGMMGSTPEGSFYMKVMVVETLARAEEMMEVQGKSNKGMGAMMKVLIEGRNQVVFDDLEKLIREEPGVTSVALFYGAGHLADMEERLVAMGYRETGVVWKDAIEVDPGAVKGGKALMKQVRRQVERMVPKGGSPGGKPDEPALNKDAEKE